A genomic segment from Campylobacteraceae bacterium encodes:
- a CDS encoding DUF21 domain-containing protein, with protein MMLILVYFLLAVGISFICSILEAVQLSITQAHIEIIKKTNKELGLLMSKQKENINSSIASILSLNTFAHTFGAAGVGSEAAKLYGQEYMFYISAVLTLIILVFSEVIPKTIGAYHWKSLSPICARTINILMLITYPLVKVMNIITSVISKKESDSISREEIVISANLAQKKGVIRDKETDVIQNVLNLNDIRVKDIHTPRSVMFSIQKDEYLASFKDKNKKLDFEKIKEYSRIPIYEENIDDIVGIIISKEYFYEYILNSLEKKEELIKKVYRINENIPISKLLDIFLSRHEHLFIVEDNYGQTEGIVTLEDAIESLLGIEIVDELDKVVDMREAAKLKMQILRNDFLKKK; from the coding sequence ATGATGTTAATACTCGTTTATTTTCTTTTAGCCGTTGGAATCTCCTTTATTTGTTCTATTTTAGAAGCAGTGCAACTCTCAATTACTCAAGCTCACATAGAAATTATCAAAAAAACCAATAAAGAACTTGGATTATTAATGTCCAAACAAAAAGAAAACATTAACAGCTCTATTGCTTCCATTCTAAGTTTGAATACTTTTGCTCATACCTTTGGAGCAGCAGGCGTTGGTAGCGAAGCTGCTAAATTATATGGGCAGGAATATATGTTTTATATTTCAGCTGTACTTACTTTAATTATTCTGGTTTTTTCTGAGGTTATTCCAAAAACGATTGGGGCTTATCATTGGAAAAGCTTAAGTCCTATTTGTGCAAGAACAATTAATATCTTAATGTTAATAACCTACCCCTTAGTAAAAGTAATGAATATTATTACCTCAGTAATAAGTAAAAAAGAAAGCGATTCAATTAGTAGAGAAGAAATTGTAATTTCAGCTAATCTTGCCCAAAAAAAAGGTGTAATACGAGACAAAGAAACAGATGTAATCCAAAATGTTTTAAACTTAAATGATATAAGAGTAAAAGACATACATACACCAAGAAGCGTAATGTTTTCAATACAAAAAGATGAGTATTTGGCATCTTTTAAAGATAAAAACAAAAAACTTGATTTTGAAAAAATTAAAGAATATTCACGTATTCCTATATATGAAGAAAACATTGATGACATCGTGGGAATCATCATTTCAAAAGAATATTTTTATGAATATATATTAAACAGCTTAGAAAAAAAAGAAGAATTAATAAAAAAAGTTTATAGAATCAATGAAAATATACCTATATCAAAACTCTTAGATATTTTTCTTTCTCGACATGAACACCTTTTTATTGTAGAAGATAATTATGGCCAAACAGAAGGTATAGTTACCCTAGAAGATGCCATTGAAAGTTTGCTTGGAATTGAAATAGTAGATGAATTGGACAAAGTAGTAGATATGAGAGAAGCAGCTAAATTAAAAATGCAAATATTACGCAATGATTTTCTTAAAAAAAAGTAA
- a CDS encoding VOC family protein: protein MKQSIVHVALVVKDYDEAIDFYVKKLKFDLIQDIYQEEQNKRWVVVSPPNSKGVSLLLARASKEEQNNFVGNQTGGRVFLFLNTDDFWRDFNRMKKDGIHFIREPKDEEYGTVAVFEDLYGNLWDLLQLNENHPINKRLT from the coding sequence ATGAAACAGTCAATAGTACATGTTGCATTAGTGGTAAAAGATTATGATGAAGCAATTGATTTTTATGTGAAAAAATTAAAGTTTGATTTAATTCAAGATATTTATCAAGAAGAGCAAAATAAACGATGGGTTGTGGTCTCACCTCCTAACTCTAAGGGAGTAAGTTTGCTTTTGGCCAGAGCTTCTAAAGAAGAACAAAATAATTTTGTAGGAAATCAAACAGGTGGAAGAGTATTTTTGTTTTTAAATACGGATGATTTTTGGCGTGACTTTAACAGAATGAAAAAAGATGGCATTCATTTTATACGAGAACCTAAAGATGAAGAATATGGAACCGTTGCAGTTTTTGAAGATCTTTATGGAAACTTATGGGACCTTTTACAATTAAATGAAAATCATCCAATAAATAAAAGACTTACTTAA
- a CDS encoding rRNA pseudouridine synthase, translated as MNKDNADSTKLLVFNKPKGFLVTRTDDLGRKTVYKLLPTWVYEEGWMPIGRLDLESKGLLLFTKEGQINNFLTKPGNCIKIYEVWVRGHVTDEHLLQAKNGVDSIHGLLKAKLEKISFAGAKTKLKVQIDEGKNRHIRRLFGAMKDPKFGTPLKVLDLKRTMIGSLKLDIKSSSWRYLSLDEEKKLLKNFKK; from the coding sequence ATGAATAAAGATAATGCCGATTCTACTAAACTCTTAGTTTTTAATAAACCTAAGGGGTTTTTAGTGACAAGAACTGACGATCTTGGACGAAAAACAGTTTATAAACTCTTGCCCACTTGGGTTTATGAAGAAGGATGGATGCCTATTGGGCGTCTTGATTTAGAATCAAAGGGACTTTTATTATTTACAAAAGAAGGTCAAATAAATAATTTTTTAACAAAACCAGGTAATTGTATTAAAATATACGAAGTTTGGGTTAGGGGACATGTTACTGATGAACATCTTCTTCAAGCTAAAAATGGAGTGGACAGTATTCATGGACTATTAAAAGCAAAGCTTGAAAAAATAAGTTTTGCTGGGGCTAAAACAAAACTAAAAGTTCAAATTGATGAAGGTAAAAATCGCCATATAAGAAGACTCTTTGGCGCTATGAAAGACCCAAAATTTGGGACACCTTTAAAAGTTCTTGATTTAAAACGAACTATGATAGGTAGTTTAAAACTTGATATCAAGAGTTCATCGTGGCGTTATTTATCTTTGGATGAAGAAAAAAAACTACTAAAAAATTTCAAGAAGTAG
- a CDS encoding 5-nucleotide phosphatase yields MKKKLFTIIFSALSFMPFFANANESDYLYSTLWFQKAQEYKANTLSQYKLAKLMLDKAILDKSWSAVTSVQGKNYENKALAVILDLDETVINNSPFSAKLIADNKYYDDEAWNNWQKWVDAAIAPAIPGALDFIKYAQKQNVTVFFVSNRIGTQEKATRKNLLSLGIYLPKDIDTVLLKKEKKSWGSKKSTRRAHIAKNYRIALLIGDNLGDFSDAYKGSLEDRDKIAFSKENIDKWGEKWIILPNPLYGSWETAAYGSDYSLSRKDIRKKMIEKLDIWDGK; encoded by the coding sequence ATGAAAAAAAAATTATTTACAATAATCTTTAGCGCTTTAAGTTTTATGCCTTTTTTTGCAAATGCAAATGAAAGTGATTATTTATATTCAACGCTTTGGTTTCAAAAAGCGCAAGAATACAAAGCGAATACTCTCTCTCAATACAAATTAGCAAAACTAATGTTGGATAAAGCCATTCTTGATAAATCATGGAGTGCAGTCACTAGTGTACAAGGCAAAAACTATGAAAATAAAGCTCTAGCTGTTATTCTTGATTTAGATGAAACGGTTATTAACAATTCACCTTTTTCTGCTAAATTAATTGCAGATAATAAATACTATGATGATGAAGCATGGAATAACTGGCAAAAATGGGTTGATGCGGCAATTGCACCTGCAATTCCTGGAGCTTTGGATTTTATTAAATACGCACAGAAACAAAATGTAACTGTATTTTTTGTTTCTAATCGTATTGGAACACAAGAAAAAGCAACCAGAAAAAATCTTCTTTCTTTAGGTATATATTTACCAAAAGACATTGATACGGTTTTACTAAAAAAAGAAAAAAAATCTTGGGGTTCTAAAAAAAGTACCAGAAGAGCTCATATTGCTAAAAACTATAGAATTGCTCTTCTTATTGGAGACAATTTAGGTGATTTTTCTGATGCGTATAAAGGCAGTTTAGAAGACAGAGATAAAATTGCTTTTTCAAAAGAAAACATTGATAAATGGGGTGAAAAATGGATTATCCTACCAAATCCTTTATATGGTTCGTGGGAAACTGCCGCTTATGGTTCTGATTATTCTTTAAGCAGAAAAGATATTCGTAAAAAAATGATAGAAAAATTAGATATCTGGGATGGTAAATAA
- a CDS encoding winged helix-turn-helix transcriptional regulator, translating into MNSKELAKIFKALSNENRLEIYKEIAKQENIDYEKKCECSISEILSCLKIGAPTISHHLKELSNANLITTKKNGKFLVAQVNKNTLAQIRDFIDL; encoded by the coding sequence ATGAATTCCAAAGAACTTGCAAAAATATTCAAAGCTTTATCCAATGAGAACCGATTAGAAATCTACAAAGAAATTGCTAAACAAGAAAATATTGATTATGAAAAAAAGTGTGAATGCTCTATTTCGGAAATATTATCTTGTCTTAAAATTGGAGCGCCTACGATATCTCATCATTTAAAAGAGTTAAGTAATGCAAATTTAATTACAACTAAAAAAAATGGTAAGTTTTTGGTGGCGCAGGTAAATAAAAATACCTTAGCCCAAATTAGAGATTTTATAGATTTATAA
- a CDS encoding MBL fold metallo-hydrolase: MSDKYKNAHKVYKSHIKELLPMFIDMIKNKSKKSKPKDKNEIPVNFLSKKDIEKMQDYSVIRMGHSTLLFKIQNKYILCDPVFSTRASPFSFLGPKRFHDVPILIKDLPFIDSVIISHDHYDHLDKQSIKALKDKVGTFYTSLGVGKHLENFGVNKNKIVELNWWESKIEDGIEFACTPAQHFSGRTLSDRDKTLWSSWLIKTPKGKFYFGADGGYSSSFKEISSKHGKITMAFLEVGAYNEKWKDIHMMPEDAIQAFKDLKAEVLFPIHNGTFDLSLHSWFEPFDRIFSLAKENSIDIRFPIMGKEISLINHTETSTWWKKAK, from the coding sequence ATGTCAGATAAATATAAAAACGCTCATAAGGTTTACAAGTCACATATAAAAGAACTTCTCCCAATGTTTATCGATATGATAAAAAATAAATCAAAAAAATCAAAACCTAAAGATAAAAATGAAATTCCTGTTAATTTTTTAAGTAAAAAAGATATTGAGAAAATGCAAGATTACTCTGTAATTAGAATGGGACATTCAACATTACTTTTTAAAATACAAAATAAGTATATATTATGCGACCCAGTATTTTCAACCAGAGCCTCCCCTTTTTCTTTTTTAGGACCTAAAAGATTTCATGATGTTCCTATTTTAATAAAAGACTTGCCTTTTATTGATTCTGTAATAATTTCACATGATCATTATGATCATTTGGATAAACAAAGTATAAAAGCACTAAAAGATAAAGTAGGAACGTTTTATACAAGTTTAGGAGTAGGAAAACATTTAGAAAACTTTGGAGTTAATAAAAATAAAATTGTCGAACTTAATTGGTGGGAAAGTAAAATTGAAGATGGTATTGAATTTGCCTGTACCCCAGCTCAACATTTTTCAGGAAGAACGTTAAGTGATAGAGATAAAACCTTATGGTCTTCATGGTTAATTAAAACACCCAAAGGCAAGTTTTATTTTGGAGCGGATGGAGGATATTCTTCTTCTTTTAAAGAAATATCATCTAAACATGGAAAAATCACTATGGCTTTTTTAGAAGTGGGGGCTTATAATGAAAAATGGAAAGATATTCATATGATGCCTGAAGATGCTATCCAAGCTTTCAAAGATTTAAAAGCAGAAGTTTTATTTCCAATACATAATGGTACCTTTGATTTATCCTTACATTCGTGGTTTGAACCCTTTGATAGAATCTTTTCTTTGGCAAAAGAAAACAGTATCGATATCAGATTTCCAATAATGGGAAAAGAAATTTCATTAATAAATCATACAGAAACATCAACATGGTGGAAAAAAGCTAAATAA